The Anas acuta chromosome 2, bAnaAcu1.1, whole genome shotgun sequence genome contains a region encoding:
- the LOC137852211 gene encoding uncharacterized protein isoform X2 has protein sequence MLLPLPTPLRLSERLSPRRRAPRPRTLAPGSAPQALPEMPGRRRWWARCWLGVCLSLLGAGGCSGGGGGGGGSEPCRLPPCPAEAPPPPCRGARCGARAGRPARSFPHTATPLRAPQGKPQPPAARGGPPEACPAGGCSSNGTRRDCQGLECRLPPRLRPRPRGTGGCGASAPGEGCPEPALLRAAERAAQFAGDDFAYGGPELGGGGALGVQLACDVKPGENEVPSEDALILQLHLAKGHEKFTEMLKSQQQIIVDLQQKLAEQQHILVSQQKEILEQQRKMYEQMDLIKVQYGMLFDTVKQMSFQSLQEDIQNYFESHLQGLQNQDRDECTESPSICGERIKCLNTPGGFRCLGIAEKDAALGLCGEEYFFNKEMQECQACLKCEDGMVAMPCSTVSDTVCSATTENKLSESWAANIVLPSVKSGISQVYSGLNLKIREKLHREILSIEDTSLVFRQHGLLWTDLNFAVKHNCRNFLQLSLKLNGSEEGYELSGVRIEQPEGKYFQSTSLSSAAEVEPSQTLSVFLRSPNQFCNQSKDLHIYDLNTPLSLFWLSHDTGAVAISAQMSTAMHYQTNYRPTFKIISVSDPYMLSLSHDGRAIKFTETGVVKFVFHQALYSMGHTCVREGFSLISYINRNGTNRELMNVFKSGVNYRDTSISASGATKVAAGDLISFEILSPAQCNVRYFGDSSGISIFSLIWIPSAVSSAISATVSVTGLPTGAVRNKLLDFTQVSSSEKQIQLVSSGQLAQKYFIFTEKGVASLAFNLKLIHSCNMLKLTLNQLTMDHMQPTAIAQQIGGQMPEGSIWTSVSLRASFEVHNGTLISVSLDCVRGRINQITHEHGTSISILWISS, from the exons AtgctgctgccccttcccacTCCCCTCCGGCTCTCGGAGCGGCTCAGTCCCCGCCGCCGAGCCCCGAGGCCGCGCACGCTCGCTCCGGGCTCTGCCCCGCAG gCGCTGCCGGAGATGCCGGGCAGGAGGCGGTGgtgggcacgctgctggctggGCGTCTGCCTCTCGCTGCTGGGCGCCGGGGGCTGcagcggaggcggcggcggtggcggtggctCCGAGCCCTGCCGCCTGCCCCCGTGCCCTGCCGAGGCTCCCCCGCCGCCCTGCCGCGGGGCTCGCTGCGGAGCCCGTGCCGGCCGGCCCGCCCGCTCCTTCCCGCACACCGCCACGCCGCTGCGGGCCCCGCAGGGCAAGCCGCAACCCCCCGCAGCCAGAGGGGGTCCTCCGGAGGCTTgcccggccgggggctgctcctccaACGGCACCCGCCGCGATTGCCAGGGCTTGGAGTGCCGCCTGCCCCCCCGCCTGCGGCCGAGACCCCGCGGCACCGGCGGCTGCGGCGCCTCCGCCCCCGGCGAGGGCTGCCCCGAGCCCGCCCTGCTCCGAGCCGCCGAGCGGGCAGCGCAGTTCGCCGGGGATGATTTCGCCTACGGGGGGCCCGAGCTGGGCGGAGGAGGCGCCCTGGGGGTGCAGCTGGCCTGCGACGTGAAGCCAG GAGAAAACGAAGTTCCGTCTGAAGATGCCCTAATACTACAGCTGCACCTTGCAAAAGGACACGAGAAATTTACTGAAATGCTAAAAAGCCAGCAGCAAATCATTGTGGATTTGCAGCAAAAACTTGCTGAACAGCAGCACATACTGGTTAGCCAGCAAAAGGAGATTCttgaacagcaaagaaaaatgtatgagCAAATGGATCTGATCAAAGTCCAGTATGGCATGCTTTTTGACACAGTGAAACAAATGTCATTTCAGAGTTTGCAAGAAgatattcaaaattattttgaaagtcaTCTTCAAGGACTTCAGAACCAG GACAGAGATGAATGTACTGAATCTCCAAGCATTTGTGGTGAGAGGATAAAGTGTCTGAATACTCCAG GTGGCTTCCGATGCCTTGGAATTGCTGAGAAAGATGCCGCTTTGGGATTGTGTGGCGAGGAGTATTTCTTTAATAAGGAAATGCAGGAATGCCAGGCGTGTTTGAAATGTGAAGATGGAATGGTGGCCATGCCTTGCTCCACTGTCAGTGATACAGTTTGCTCAGCAACCACTGAAAACAAGCTCTCAGAGTCTTGGGCTGCAAACATCGTTTTACCATCTGTAAAGTCTGGCATCTCTCAGGTCTACTCTGGTTTGAACTTGAAAATAAGGGAAAAGCTTCACCGTGAAATCCTGTCCATTGAAGATACCAGCCTGGTATTCAGGCAACATGGTTTGTTGTGGACTGACCTAAATTTTGCAGTAAAACACAACTGCAGGAATTTTTTGCAACTTTCCTTAAAGCTAAATGGCAGTGAGGAAGGCTATGAACTGAGTGGTGTTCGCATTGAACaaccagaaggaaaatatttccagagcACTAGTTTAAGCAGTGCTGCTGAAGTGGAACCCAGCCAAactctttctgtgtttttaaggAGCCCAAATCAGTTCTGCAATCAAAGTAAAGACTTACATATTTATGATCTTAACACACCACTAAGTTTGTTTTGGTTGTCTCATGACACGGGTGCTGTGGCAATCAGTGCACAGATGTCAACAGCAATGCATTACCAAACCAACTATCGGCctacctttaaaataatttctgtttctgaccCTTACATGCTAAGTTTATCTCATGATGGCAGAGCTATAAAGTTCACTGAAACCGGTGTTGTCAAATTTGTGTTCCACCAAGCATTGTATTCCATGGGTCATACATGTGTCCGGGAGGGTTTCTCCTTAATTTCTTACATAAACAGGAATGGCACCAACAGAGAATTAATGAATGTATTTAAATCTGGGGTAAACTACAGAGACACGTCAATATCTGCTTCTGGGGCCACAAAAGTTGCTGCCGGAGATCTGATTAGCTTTGAGATACTTTCTCCTGCACAATGTAATGTTCGGTATTTTGGAGATAGTTCTGGAATTAGCATTTTTAGCCTCATCTGGATACCTTCAGCAGTTTCTAGTGCCATATCAGCCACAGTTTCTGTTACGGGTCTGCCTACTGGAGCTGTGAGAAACAAATTACTGGATTTCACCCAGGTTTCATCCAGTGAGAAACAGATACAGCTGGTTTCTTCTGGACAGCTTGCTCAGAAGTActtcatttttactgaaaaggGAGTTGCCAGCCTTGCATTTAACTTAAAGCTAATCCATTCATGCAACATGCTTAAACTGACTCTCAACCAGTTGACCATGGATCACATGCAACCCACAGCAATTGCCCAGCAGATTGGAGGTCAGATGCCAGAGGGAAGCATATGGACCAGTGTGTCCCTCCGTGCATCTTTTGAAGTACATAACGGAACGCTGATATCAGTTTCTCTTGACTGCGTGCGTGGAAGGATCAATCAGATCACTCATGAACATGGAACCAGCATATCGATTTTATGGATTTCATCGTAA
- the LOC137852211 gene encoding uncharacterized protein isoform X1 gives MLLPLPTPLRLSERLSPRRRAPRPRTLAPGSAPQALPEMPGRRRWWARCWLGVCLSLLGAGGCSGGGGGGGGSEPCRLPPCPAEAPPPPCRGARCGARAGRPARSFPHTATPLRAPQGKPQPPAARGGPPEACPAGGCSSNGTRRDCQGLECRLPPRLRPRPRGTGGCGASAPGEGCPEPALLRAAERAAQFAGDDFAYGGPELGGGGALGVQLACDVKPGENEVPSEDALILQLHLAKGHEKFTEMLKSQQQIIVDLQQKLAEQQHILVSQQKEILEQQRKMYEQMDLIKVQYGMLFDTVKQMSFQSLQEDIQNYFESHLQGLQNQVRNHLQKSYSVHKVEVDAKVINVGESLLDCGLCESDEFCNFQKTPSQCEKCTLCPAGFFQMAECSANSDRICQDRDECTESPSICGERIKCLNTPGGFRCLGIAEKDAALGLCGEEYFFNKEMQECQACLKCEDGMVAMPCSTVSDTVCSATTENKLSESWAANIVLPSVKSGISQVYSGLNLKIREKLHREILSIEDTSLVFRQHGLLWTDLNFAVKHNCRNFLQLSLKLNGSEEGYELSGVRIEQPEGKYFQSTSLSSAAEVEPSQTLSVFLRSPNQFCNQSKDLHIYDLNTPLSLFWLSHDTGAVAISAQMSTAMHYQTNYRPTFKIISVSDPYMLSLSHDGRAIKFTETGVVKFVFHQALYSMGHTCVREGFSLISYINRNGTNRELMNVFKSGVNYRDTSISASGATKVAAGDLISFEILSPAQCNVRYFGDSSGISIFSLIWIPSAVSSAISATVSVTGLPTGAVRNKLLDFTQVSSSEKQIQLVSSGQLAQKYFIFTEKGVASLAFNLKLIHSCNMLKLTLNQLTMDHMQPTAIAQQIGGQMPEGSIWTSVSLRASFEVHNGTLISVSLDCVRGRINQITHEHGTSISILWISS, from the exons AtgctgctgccccttcccacTCCCCTCCGGCTCTCGGAGCGGCTCAGTCCCCGCCGCCGAGCCCCGAGGCCGCGCACGCTCGCTCCGGGCTCTGCCCCGCAG gCGCTGCCGGAGATGCCGGGCAGGAGGCGGTGgtgggcacgctgctggctggGCGTCTGCCTCTCGCTGCTGGGCGCCGGGGGCTGcagcggaggcggcggcggtggcggtggctCCGAGCCCTGCCGCCTGCCCCCGTGCCCTGCCGAGGCTCCCCCGCCGCCCTGCCGCGGGGCTCGCTGCGGAGCCCGTGCCGGCCGGCCCGCCCGCTCCTTCCCGCACACCGCCACGCCGCTGCGGGCCCCGCAGGGCAAGCCGCAACCCCCCGCAGCCAGAGGGGGTCCTCCGGAGGCTTgcccggccgggggctgctcctccaACGGCACCCGCCGCGATTGCCAGGGCTTGGAGTGCCGCCTGCCCCCCCGCCTGCGGCCGAGACCCCGCGGCACCGGCGGCTGCGGCGCCTCCGCCCCCGGCGAGGGCTGCCCCGAGCCCGCCCTGCTCCGAGCCGCCGAGCGGGCAGCGCAGTTCGCCGGGGATGATTTCGCCTACGGGGGGCCCGAGCTGGGCGGAGGAGGCGCCCTGGGGGTGCAGCTGGCCTGCGACGTGAAGCCAG GAGAAAACGAAGTTCCGTCTGAAGATGCCCTAATACTACAGCTGCACCTTGCAAAAGGACACGAGAAATTTACTGAAATGCTAAAAAGCCAGCAGCAAATCATTGTGGATTTGCAGCAAAAACTTGCTGAACAGCAGCACATACTGGTTAGCCAGCAAAAGGAGATTCttgaacagcaaagaaaaatgtatgagCAAATGGATCTGATCAAAGTCCAGTATGGCATGCTTTTTGACACAGTGAAACAAATGTCATTTCAGAGTTTGCAAGAAgatattcaaaattattttgaaagtcaTCTTCAAGGACTTCAGAACCAGGTCAGGAATCATCTGCAGAAGTCATATTCTGTCCATAAAGTAGAAGTGGATGCAAAAGTGATAAATGTAGGGGAGTCTTTGCTGGACTGTGGTCTTTGTGAAAGTGATGAATTTTGCAATTTCCAAAAGACACCTTCACAATGTGAAAAATGCACATTGTGTCCTGCTGGTTTTTTCCAAATGGCTGAGTGTTCTGCAAACTCTGATCGGATTTGCCAG GACAGAGATGAATGTACTGAATCTCCAAGCATTTGTGGTGAGAGGATAAAGTGTCTGAATACTCCAG GTGGCTTCCGATGCCTTGGAATTGCTGAGAAAGATGCCGCTTTGGGATTGTGTGGCGAGGAGTATTTCTTTAATAAGGAAATGCAGGAATGCCAGGCGTGTTTGAAATGTGAAGATGGAATGGTGGCCATGCCTTGCTCCACTGTCAGTGATACAGTTTGCTCAGCAACCACTGAAAACAAGCTCTCAGAGTCTTGGGCTGCAAACATCGTTTTACCATCTGTAAAGTCTGGCATCTCTCAGGTCTACTCTGGTTTGAACTTGAAAATAAGGGAAAAGCTTCACCGTGAAATCCTGTCCATTGAAGATACCAGCCTGGTATTCAGGCAACATGGTTTGTTGTGGACTGACCTAAATTTTGCAGTAAAACACAACTGCAGGAATTTTTTGCAACTTTCCTTAAAGCTAAATGGCAGTGAGGAAGGCTATGAACTGAGTGGTGTTCGCATTGAACaaccagaaggaaaatatttccagagcACTAGTTTAAGCAGTGCTGCTGAAGTGGAACCCAGCCAAactctttctgtgtttttaaggAGCCCAAATCAGTTCTGCAATCAAAGTAAAGACTTACATATTTATGATCTTAACACACCACTAAGTTTGTTTTGGTTGTCTCATGACACGGGTGCTGTGGCAATCAGTGCACAGATGTCAACAGCAATGCATTACCAAACCAACTATCGGCctacctttaaaataatttctgtttctgaccCTTACATGCTAAGTTTATCTCATGATGGCAGAGCTATAAAGTTCACTGAAACCGGTGTTGTCAAATTTGTGTTCCACCAAGCATTGTATTCCATGGGTCATACATGTGTCCGGGAGGGTTTCTCCTTAATTTCTTACATAAACAGGAATGGCACCAACAGAGAATTAATGAATGTATTTAAATCTGGGGTAAACTACAGAGACACGTCAATATCTGCTTCTGGGGCCACAAAAGTTGCTGCCGGAGATCTGATTAGCTTTGAGATACTTTCTCCTGCACAATGTAATGTTCGGTATTTTGGAGATAGTTCTGGAATTAGCATTTTTAGCCTCATCTGGATACCTTCAGCAGTTTCTAGTGCCATATCAGCCACAGTTTCTGTTACGGGTCTGCCTACTGGAGCTGTGAGAAACAAATTACTGGATTTCACCCAGGTTTCATCCAGTGAGAAACAGATACAGCTGGTTTCTTCTGGACAGCTTGCTCAGAAGTActtcatttttactgaaaaggGAGTTGCCAGCCTTGCATTTAACTTAAAGCTAATCCATTCATGCAACATGCTTAAACTGACTCTCAACCAGTTGACCATGGATCACATGCAACCCACAGCAATTGCCCAGCAGATTGGAGGTCAGATGCCAGAGGGAAGCATATGGACCAGTGTGTCCCTCCGTGCATCTTTTGAAGTACATAACGGAACGCTGATATCAGTTTCTCTTGACTGCGTGCGTGGAAGGATCAATCAGATCACTCATGAACATGGAACCAGCATATCGATTTTATGGATTTCATCGTAA